ATGCGTGATGAGATGATCTCAGACATGACCTACTGGATCCATCATGCAGGCATAGATGGATACCGATGTGATGCAGTTGATTTTGTGCCAGAGGACTTTTGGAGCGAAGCGATCGTGGCAGTAGATGCTTCGACGACCAAATCATTGATTTGGTTGGCTGAGGGAGGGATCGTAGAGAATTTTCAAGCAGGGTTTGCTTTCAACTATGGTTGGGACTTTTACGGAAAAATCAAAGGAATCTATTCTGAAGATCAATCTGCTTCGGGCATTTTCGTGACCAATGAGCAGGAGTTCAACGTCGTGCCAGATGGCAAGACCAAATTGCGATACATCACAAATCATGACCTCTATGCATGGGATGAGACGCCTACAGAGGTGTACGGTGAGCAAGGTAGTGTCGGGGCATTTGTATCGACGGCTTTCATGGCTGGTGTACCGTTGATCTATTCGGGCCAGGAGGTCGCCAACTCAGAGTTGATTTCATTCTTTGGAAAAAACCCGATCAATTGGTCACAGAATCCTGAGATTTTGAGCCAATATCAGTCTGTGATGGCTGCACGTGCATCGGTGGTGGATATACTCACCGGGGACCTGGCGATTTATGGACAAAAGGATGTCATTGTGTTCAAGCACACGAAAGGAACGGAAGAGGTATTGGTAGTGGTCAATACACGGGACAAGGAGGTGGTTTTGCCCGTCCCAGCAGAGTTGCAAGGCACTACTTGGACCAATCTGCTGACTGAGAGTAGTCGAGATATTGGATCAGAGCTTGTATTGAGTACAAAGGAGTATCTGATTCTAAAGACACGATAATTAAGTTTTTCGGTTATCGTACTATACTAAGTTAAAAGCCCCAACGAGATACGTTGGGGCTTTTGTTCATAATCTAGGCTTTACTTTTCGTCAATTTGTTGACTTCAAGATTGAGGAGAACTTATTTCAAGAGATTCTTGTAGTCGTTGATGTTGTCTATGTCGAGTACGATTGGATCAAAGAGGTATCCGTGAAACTCTGAGCCTCCCATTTCGATGGTTTGAAGTTTGAGGTCTTCGCCTTTGAGCTTGGAGAGAGTGAGTTCTGCTGCTTTTTTTGCAAGAGATTGGATGGGTTTATAGATACTCATGTTTTGGACACCAGACTCCATCTTTACTACGACACTTGCATCTGGATCTTGTCCAGTAGTATAGATTGTTTTGAGCAATTCGTCACTGCCGAGGTATTCTACGATTGCATTGTTGAACCAATCTACAGCAGAGATCACTCCTTTGATCTCAGTGAAATCTGGGTTGATTTCGTAGAGTCTCATGAGTGCGTCTACTTCACTCCAATTGTCCAACACTATGTCTTCTACAATGTTGATTTTGCCAGCATCGATGTAGGGCTGTAGTACTTCCAGTTGTCCTTTTCTAAACTGTATGGCATTGACATCTGCTACTGGACCGTTGATGAGGATGATGTTGCCTTCTGGCACATTGTTGATCAGTGCTCGGGCTTGTTTTTTCCCTACTTCGAGGTTGTTGTAGGAGACGTACAGGCCGACACGATCGTCCAAGATCGGACGGTCGTAGGCGATCACCAATACGTTGTTTTTGCTTGCCAGATCAAGGATTGACTTGCTGTGCGCACCATCTACTGGGACGATGACGAGTGCGTCGACCCCTGAGTCGATGAGCTCTTGAGCTTGTTCGAGTTGCTTGTCATAGCTGGAGTGTGCAACCTTGATAAATGTTTCTACACCCAACCGCGTAAAGTGCTTTTGCAAATAGCCTGCATCGATTTCCCAACGGGCGCTGGCAAACTGGTCAAACAAAAGCCCCACTTTGTAGTCCTGTGCTTGGGTGCAATTGACGGTGAGCATGACCATCAAATAGATAATAGTAAGTTTTCTCATGCTTAAAGAATTAAAATGTAATTAGTCTGTCTCGTTTAGTAACCGGGGTGGTTTACGGGGGATGGATGATAAATGTAAGAATAAAATTTGTTTTCTAACAGCGTAAAACCTGAATAGTTGTCATGACATTGGAAATTAGTGGAGTAAAGTTGAAAAATGAGTAAAAAGTAAAGCCTTCTCAGAGGAGAAGGCTTTGGTCGGTCCGTAGACCTGATTTAGAATGAAAAAGTATTTTCTACTATTCTGTAGCCAGTATGGCGGTCTCTAGATCTCTCCAGTCGTAAATTTGGAAGGTCTTGTTGTCTGACATAGCTACGAAGAACCCCTTTGGGAAGTCTGCGTTGAAAGCGAGTGCTGAGACTTCTGATCCGTCACTTTCGTGTGTCGAGACTGCCAGGCTCTTTATCCAGTTGTGTGCGTGGGGATCATCTGCGGTTCCTTCTCTCGGGTATACCCGAAAGACATCTGCCTGTTGATCCGAGATGAGAATATACCCTGTGCTGTCTGAACTCTGGTAGATTGATATTCCTTCACGATCTTCGGTGAAGCCATCGGTACCGAATACGGCCAATTCTTCATTGCCCATGGCGGGATCGACGTAGTATTTGCGAATGCCGTAGAGTTCGTCCGAATAGTAGACATAGCCAAGCTGGTGGTCTACAGCGATGGCTTCTATTTCGCCTGCTCCTCCGCTGAATTTACCAAATTTGCGGGCTAGCTTGCCTTTGACACTACCGTTTTCGGCATAGAGTACATACTGGTAGAGGTAACCGTCAGTGGGAGAGTTCTCTCCTTTTCGGCTGACGATGGCAAATAGCGAATCATCGGCGGCACGCTTGTAGAGAGCTACTCCCATCACATCACGGCTCTCACTGTCCTCAAACACAGGGATCCCTCCGTCATCGATGGCTTGCATGTCAGGGACACTATAGATACGGATGCTCTGGGTGCCCCGCTCACTGAATACTGCGAGATCC
The DNA window shown above is from Reichenbachiella sp. 5M10 and carries:
- a CDS encoding alpha-amylase family glycosyl hydrolase gives rise to the protein MKKMDRKMMWMLGLWMLCVACEDKDLTPPDPEKGPEESVEVEPFDNIPSLSEMVVYEVNLRAFSASGNLDGVRQRLDHIQSLGVNVLWLMPIYPIGIENGVNSPYAISDYKEVNPEFGTLNDLIKLVNEAHRRDMAVIMDWVGNHTAWDHLWMEHKDWYSQDAEGNIIAPPGTGWTDVAELNFANQDMRDEMISDMTYWIHHAGIDGYRCDAVDFVPEDFWSEAIVAVDASTTKSLIWLAEGGIVENFQAGFAFNYGWDFYGKIKGIYSEDQSASGIFVTNEQEFNVVPDGKTKLRYITNHDLYAWDETPTEVYGEQGSVGAFVSTAFMAGVPLIYSGQEVANSELISFFGKNPINWSQNPEILSQYQSVMAARASVVDILTGDLAIYGQKDVIVFKHTKGTEEVLVVVNTRDKEVVLPVPAELQGTTWTNLLTESSRDIGSELVLSTKEYLILKTR
- a CDS encoding substrate-binding domain-containing protein — protein: MRKLTIIYLMVMLTVNCTQAQDYKVGLLFDQFASARWEIDAGYLQKHFTRLGVETFIKVAHSSYDKQLEQAQELIDSGVDALVIVPVDGAHSKSILDLASKNNVLVIAYDRPILDDRVGLYVSYNNLEVGKKQARALINNVPEGNIILINGPVADVNAIQFRKGQLEVLQPYIDAGKINIVEDIVLDNWSEVDALMRLYEINPDFTEIKGVISAVDWFNNAIVEYLGSDELLKTIYTTGQDPDASVVVKMESGVQNMSIYKPIQSLAKKAAELTLSKLKGEDLKLQTIEMGGSEFHGYLFDPIVLDIDNINDYKNLLK
- a CDS encoding phytase — protein: MHKYALYIIIGLATSCVPTQNTETSSAIKPKYVTEPVQFDSDDPAIWVHPTDPAQSLILGTDKRENKEGGVYVFDLQGKEDSTRRITGIDRPNNVDIAYGFALDSTRRVDLAVFSERGTQSIRIYSVPDMQAIDDGGIPVFEDSESRDVMGVALYKRAADDSLFAIVSRKGENSPTDGYLYQYVLYAENGSVKGKLARKFGKFSGGAGEIEAIAVDHQLGYVYYSDELYGIRKYYVDPAMGNEELAVFGTDGFTEDREGISIYQSSDSTGYILISDQQADVFRVYPREGTADDPHAHNWIKSLAVSTHESDGSEVSALAFNADFPKGFFVAMSDNKTFQIYDWRDLETAILATE